A genome region from Mycolicibacterium litorale includes the following:
- a CDS encoding NtaA/DmoA family FMN-dependent monooxygenase (This protein belongs to a clade of FMN-dependent monooxygenases, within a broader family of flavin-dependent oxidoreductases, the luciferase-like monooxygenase (LMM) family, some of whose members use coenzyme F420 rather than FMN.) codes for MSRELHLLTFGNTRSAGPWRHPEVDNSTAGVRRRLIEHAQTAQAGAFDAVFFADGLNYGPPATWAYKTTEDFEPLTTTAALSAVTERIGLVVTGSATLAHPYHLARQLLSLDHLSGGRAGWNLVTSFAQAAADNFSARGVVDHDERYRIAEEAIDVVTKLWDGWGEETIVEDRAAGVFNDVSSIRVADHHGRYFDVKGPIGAARSAQGRPVIFQAGSSETGRTFAARHAEVIFTSHGNRARAQDFYRQVHAQARALGRAHPPVITPSLRFIVGSTTEEAARAEREAYRYFSPEYQAGWLLEVDVDVVGADLDGPVPESAFPSSTQTHQTALAGYRFLATDGNPTVREFLYRTVNGWGASIVGTPEQVADEIEEWFTTGAADGFVLGDSGLPGQLALFVEQVVPVLRKRGLFRHEYTGRTLRDHLGLPVPERPAR; via the coding sequence GTGTCCCGTGAACTGCACCTGCTGACGTTCGGCAACACCCGGTCGGCGGGCCCGTGGCGGCACCCGGAGGTGGACAACAGCACGGCCGGTGTGCGGCGGCGGCTGATCGAGCACGCGCAGACCGCGCAGGCCGGGGCCTTCGACGCGGTGTTCTTCGCCGACGGGCTCAACTACGGTCCGCCGGCCACCTGGGCGTACAAGACGACCGAGGACTTCGAACCCCTGACCACGACCGCGGCGCTGTCCGCGGTCACCGAGCGGATCGGCCTGGTGGTCACCGGATCGGCGACCCTGGCTCACCCGTATCACCTGGCGCGACAACTGCTTTCGCTGGACCACCTCAGCGGGGGCCGGGCCGGCTGGAATCTCGTGACCAGCTTCGCCCAGGCCGCCGCGGACAACTTCAGCGCCCGCGGTGTGGTCGACCACGACGAGCGCTACCGCATCGCCGAGGAGGCGATCGACGTGGTGACCAAGCTGTGGGACGGCTGGGGTGAGGAGACCATCGTCGAGGACCGTGCCGCGGGCGTCTTCAACGATGTCAGCAGCATTCGCGTCGCCGACCACCACGGCCGGTACTTCGACGTCAAGGGTCCCATCGGGGCCGCCCGGTCGGCGCAGGGCCGGCCGGTGATCTTCCAGGCGGGCTCCTCGGAGACCGGCCGTACCTTCGCCGCCCGTCACGCCGAGGTGATCTTCACCAGCCATGGCAACCGGGCACGCGCGCAGGATTTCTACCGCCAGGTGCATGCCCAGGCCCGCGCACTCGGCCGCGCGCATCCCCCGGTCATCACGCCGTCGCTGCGGTTCATCGTCGGCTCCACGACCGAGGAGGCGGCACGAGCCGAGCGCGAGGCCTACCGGTACTTCAGCCCCGAATACCAAGCCGGGTGGCTGCTCGAGGTCGACGTCGACGTGGTCGGCGCCGACCTGGACGGTCCGGTGCCGGAGTCGGCCTTCCCGAGTTCGACGCAGACCCATCAGACGGCGCTGGCCGGGTACCGCTTCCTCGCCACCGACGGCAACCCGACGGTCCGGGAGTTCCTCTACCGCACCGTCAACGGTTGGGGCGCGAGCATCGTCGGCACCCCCGAGCAGGTGGCCGACGAGATCGAGGAGTGGTTCACCACCGGCGCCGCCGACGGGTTCGTGCTCGGCGATTCGGGTCTGCCGGGCCAACTGGCGCTGTTCGTCGAGCAGGTCGTGCCGGTGCTGCGCAAACGCGGCCTGTTCCGCCACGAGTACACCGGCCGCACCCTGCGCGACCACCTCGGCCTCCCGGTCCCCGAACGGCCGGCGCGATGA
- a CDS encoding SDR family oxidoreductase, with product MRVVIAGGHGKIAVHLERLLAQRGDEAVGLIRNPDHAGDLEAAGAQPVVLDLEKASVDEVVEAVRGADAVVFAAGAGPGSGAARKETVDRDAAILLADAAEAAGVRRYVAISSMGADAEAPDDAGDPVFVAYLRAKGAADDALRSRGALHTTIVRPGRLTDDPGTGRVHIGDSTGYGAIPREDVAAVLLAVLDAPATAGRTFELIGGETPINEAL from the coding sequence ATGCGCGTCGTCATCGCAGGAGGTCATGGCAAGATCGCGGTGCACCTCGAGAGGCTGCTGGCCCAGCGAGGTGACGAGGCGGTCGGCCTGATCCGTAACCCCGACCACGCCGGCGACCTCGAAGCGGCGGGCGCCCAGCCCGTCGTGCTCGACCTCGAGAAGGCATCGGTCGACGAGGTGGTCGAGGCGGTGCGCGGCGCCGACGCCGTGGTGTTCGCCGCCGGGGCGGGGCCGGGCAGCGGCGCCGCCCGAAAGGAGACCGTCGACCGCGACGCCGCGATCCTGCTGGCCGACGCCGCAGAAGCCGCCGGTGTTCGCCGCTACGTGGCCATCTCGTCGATGGGGGCCGACGCCGAAGCCCCCGACGATGCCGGCGATCCGGTGTTCGTGGCGTACCTGCGTGCCAAGGGCGCCGCCGACGACGCCCTGCGCTCCCGCGGCGCCCTGCACACCACGATCGTGCGGCCGGGCCGGCTCACCGACGACCCGGGCACCGGCCGGGTGCACATCGGCGATTCGACCGGCTACGGCGCAATACCGCGCGAAGACGTGGCGGCCGTGCTACTCGCGGTGCTCGACGCGCCCGCGACCGCCGGCCGGACGTTCGAGCTCATCGGAGGCGAGACGCCGATCAACGAGGCGCTCTAG
- a CDS encoding acyl-CoA dehydrogenase family protein, which translates to MTVADALRTTTAPDSTGRSAEQPVVVSGTSPLADGFVSRFFSAQHYQRFHTRAPRYDAENAFFTEDFEELVAAGYLTAPLPAALGGSGLTLPELAAEQRHLAYWAPATALAITMHLYWAGSAADAARRGIADVDWLLGDIAAGQVFAAGHGERGNDVGLDDALVRARRQPDGSYRITGRKVFTSLSPVWDQIGIHARDDSDPANPVIVHTFVRRDDPGVRVEETWNALGVRATASHDTVFDDALAEPHRTVAVHPVGPVYPEYITVLLSWYLPLLSSVYLGIARRALDLAILGAQTRTSLHGDIGRHADKPAVQRQIAQAEIAFEAASALVDAATRQEPGEWPALRALAAKEFATTTARSVVDTAVQVVGAAAVSRSHELERLYRDVRTGSLHPPNSDAVLTAIGAVALGR; encoded by the coding sequence ATGACAGTTGCCGATGCCCTCCGCACCACGACGGCGCCCGACAGCACGGGGCGATCGGCGGAGCAACCCGTCGTCGTGAGCGGGACCAGCCCGCTGGCCGACGGTTTCGTGAGTCGCTTCTTCAGTGCGCAGCACTACCAGCGGTTCCACACCCGTGCGCCGCGCTACGACGCCGAGAATGCGTTCTTCACCGAGGATTTCGAGGAGCTGGTCGCGGCCGGCTACCTCACGGCCCCGCTGCCGGCCGCGCTCGGCGGTAGCGGCTTGACCCTGCCGGAACTGGCGGCCGAACAACGGCACCTGGCGTACTGGGCGCCCGCGACCGCGCTGGCAATCACCATGCACCTGTACTGGGCGGGATCGGCCGCCGACGCGGCCCGGCGCGGGATCGCCGACGTCGACTGGCTGCTCGGCGACATCGCGGCGGGCCAGGTCTTCGCGGCTGGGCACGGCGAGCGTGGCAACGACGTCGGCCTCGACGACGCACTGGTGCGTGCCCGCAGGCAGCCCGACGGGTCCTACCGGATCACCGGGCGGAAGGTCTTCACATCCCTGAGCCCCGTGTGGGACCAGATCGGCATCCACGCCCGCGACGACTCCGACCCGGCCAACCCGGTGATCGTGCACACCTTCGTGCGGCGCGACGACCCGGGTGTGCGGGTGGAGGAGACGTGGAACGCACTGGGCGTGCGGGCCACCGCCAGCCACGACACCGTCTTCGACGATGCGCTGGCCGAGCCGCACCGGACGGTCGCCGTGCATCCGGTCGGTCCGGTGTATCCGGAGTACATCACCGTGTTGCTGTCCTGGTACCTGCCGCTGCTGTCCAGCGTGTACCTGGGCATCGCGCGCCGGGCGCTGGACCTGGCGATCCTCGGCGCCCAGACGCGCACGTCGCTGCACGGCGACATCGGCCGCCATGCCGACAAGCCGGCCGTGCAGCGTCAGATCGCACAGGCCGAGATCGCCTTCGAGGCGGCCTCGGCGCTCGTGGACGCGGCCACCCGTCAGGAGCCCGGCGAGTGGCCGGCTTTGCGGGCGCTGGCGGCAAAGGAGTTCGCCACCACGACCGCACGCAGCGTGGTCGACACCGCCGTACAGGTCGTCGGGGCGGCGGCGGTATCGCGCAGCCACGAGCTCGAACGGCTCTACCGCGACGTGCGGACCGGATCGCTGCACCCGCCGAACAGCGACGCGGTGCTGACGGCGATCGGCGCCGTGGCGCTCGGTCGGTAG
- a CDS encoding APC family permease: protein MTATADDPAVEVNGRALTAAETTGLEREALGPWGVFAQGLAAAAPSVAVAVVPFSLFVAAGKGAAWAAVVGLVIVALIAVTISFQATRTVSSGSLGTYTGNGLGPGFAFVAGLSLLFGYIGFATTGTLGGVLYLDAFLESIGLGSQAVWFRLLLVVVVVALAVYLPYRGVLVAAKYELAFELIAIAAISVIIVGSYVAYGFRIDWEQWDFGHLGNSATFIAAVTAVGSYAGFESVASLGAEAKDAHRSISRSLLRVVILIGILYIFATYPQILNFGSVDGDKAVLPQLADAVGVGWVNQVVSAAVAVAFIVFVTAVTTAAARSLFTFAHEGALPAVLAKVHPTYRTPWVGVAFVGALALVFSAVATFSSAGRLVFEVYGGYLANWGFLISYLLVVIATPLWLRKINALTPVRLTVSVAAALGLLYVIFSNFYPVPEYPFNILPFVFFGFLLAGLAWYGYLKRSRPEIAGRVGSIQTLSEVEQQRLADEGILDVLRAAPEHR from the coding sequence GTGACCGCAACAGCAGACGACCCGGCGGTGGAGGTGAACGGCCGCGCCCTGACCGCGGCCGAGACCACCGGTCTGGAACGCGAGGCGCTCGGCCCGTGGGGGGTGTTCGCCCAGGGGCTGGCCGCCGCCGCGCCGAGCGTGGCGGTCGCCGTGGTGCCGTTCTCGTTGTTCGTCGCCGCAGGCAAGGGCGCGGCCTGGGCGGCGGTCGTCGGTCTGGTCATCGTGGCGCTGATCGCCGTCACGATCAGCTTCCAGGCCACGCGCACGGTGTCGTCGGGTTCGCTGGGCACCTACACCGGCAACGGTCTCGGACCCGGTTTCGCCTTCGTGGCGGGGCTGAGTCTGCTGTTCGGCTACATCGGCTTCGCCACCACCGGCACCCTCGGCGGCGTCCTGTACCTCGACGCGTTCCTCGAATCCATCGGGCTGGGCAGTCAGGCGGTGTGGTTCCGCCTGCTGCTCGTGGTCGTGGTCGTCGCGCTGGCCGTCTATCTGCCGTATCGCGGCGTGCTGGTGGCCGCGAAGTACGAGTTGGCCTTCGAGCTGATCGCGATCGCCGCGATCTCGGTGATCATCGTGGGGTCCTACGTCGCCTACGGCTTCCGGATCGACTGGGAGCAATGGGACTTCGGACATCTCGGGAACAGTGCGACGTTCATCGCCGCGGTCACCGCGGTGGGCTCCTACGCCGGCTTCGAGAGCGTCGCCTCGCTGGGCGCCGAGGCCAAGGACGCACACCGCAGCATCTCGCGCTCGCTGCTGCGGGTCGTCATCCTGATCGGCATCCTCTACATCTTCGCCACCTATCCGCAGATCCTGAACTTCGGCAGTGTGGACGGGGACAAGGCGGTGCTGCCCCAGCTCGCCGACGCCGTCGGGGTCGGCTGGGTCAACCAGGTGGTGAGCGCAGCGGTGGCCGTCGCGTTCATCGTCTTCGTCACCGCGGTCACGACAGCGGCGGCGCGCTCGCTGTTCACCTTCGCGCACGAGGGCGCGCTACCCGCCGTCCTCGCCAAGGTCCATCCCACCTACCGGACACCGTGGGTCGGCGTGGCGTTCGTCGGCGCGCTGGCACTGGTGTTCTCCGCCGTGGCGACCTTCAGCTCCGCGGGTCGGCTGGTGTTCGAGGTGTACGGCGGCTACCTGGCCAACTGGGGTTTCCTGATCAGCTATCTGCTCGTCGTGATCGCCACCCCGCTGTGGTTGCGAAAGATCAACGCGCTGACGCCTGTTCGGCTCACGGTGTCGGTGGCCGCAGCGCTCGGTCTGCTCTATGTGATCTTCAGTAACTTCTACCCCGTCCCCGAATATCCCTTCAACATCCTGCCGTTCGTGTTCTTCGGCTTCCTGCTCGCGGGCCTCGCGTGGTACGGATACCTCAAGCGGTCACGGCCCGAGATCGCCGGCCGGGTCGGCAGCATCCAGACCCTGTCGGAGGTCGAGCAGCAGCGACTGGCCGACGAAGGCATCCTCGACGTGCTGCGCGCCGCACCGGAGCATCGATGA
- a CDS encoding LLM class flavin-dependent oxidoreductase, whose product MSGVAPYVLSAFTMSTVSHGNVGLWRHPRDRTAEYTDLRYWTELAVLLDRGGFDLLFIADAVGQLDVFGGDAAAALAHGVQTPVTDPLLAVSAMAAFTERLGFGITVSTTYESPYLLARKFSTLDHLTGGRIGWNIVTSLLDSAARNILRRDRQIPHDERYAMAEEFVDVTYKLWEGSWEADAVVRDCARGVYTDPARVHPIAHEGRYFSVPGAHLVEPSPQRTPVLFQAGTSPAGREFAARNAELVFASDPRPEVLRANIDDVRRRAAALGRRPDAIKFLTSVEIVVDSTDSAAHAKAGELAAHHDLEGGLVLLSALSGVDWSRYGVDRPIEQFDTDASRSILAAVDDADHRHRLTLRDYVGGLCGFGGELFVGSARTVADDLDAYAARTGVDGFNIAYHVTPGSFADVAEYLIPELRRRGRTGQHAGNTLRERLFAADSPLLPDDHPGARYRREKRIAPIP is encoded by the coding sequence ATGAGCGGCGTCGCGCCGTACGTTCTCTCGGCGTTCACGATGTCGACGGTGTCGCACGGCAATGTCGGGCTGTGGCGCCATCCGCGGGACCGCACGGCCGAGTACACCGACCTGCGGTACTGGACGGAGCTGGCGGTCCTGCTCGACCGCGGCGGGTTCGACCTGTTGTTCATCGCCGACGCGGTGGGACAGCTCGACGTGTTCGGCGGGGATGCCGCGGCCGCACTGGCGCACGGGGTGCAGACCCCGGTGACCGATCCGCTGCTGGCAGTCTCCGCCATGGCGGCGTTCACCGAGCGGCTGGGGTTCGGTATCACGGTGTCGACCACCTACGAGAGTCCATACCTGCTGGCGCGCAAGTTCAGCACACTCGATCACCTCACCGGCGGTCGCATCGGCTGGAACATCGTCACGTCACTGCTCGACAGCGCCGCGCGCAACATCCTGCGCCGCGACCGCCAGATCCCCCATGACGAGCGCTATGCGATGGCCGAGGAGTTCGTCGACGTCACCTACAAGCTGTGGGAAGGGTCGTGGGAAGCCGATGCCGTCGTGCGCGACTGTGCTCGCGGCGTCTACACCGATCCGGCGCGGGTGCACCCGATCGCCCACGAGGGCCGCTATTTCAGCGTCCCGGGGGCCCATCTCGTCGAACCCTCACCGCAGCGCACACCCGTGCTGTTCCAGGCCGGCACGTCGCCGGCAGGACGCGAATTCGCCGCGCGCAATGCCGAACTCGTCTTCGCCAGCGATCCACGACCCGAGGTGCTGCGCGCCAACATCGACGACGTCCGGCGCCGGGCGGCGGCGCTGGGCCGGCGTCCCGACGCCATCAAGTTCCTCACCTCGGTCGAAATCGTCGTCGACAGCACCGATTCGGCGGCCCATGCCAAGGCCGGCGAGTTGGCCGCCCACCATGACCTCGAGGGCGGACTGGTGCTGTTGTCGGCGCTCAGCGGGGTCGACTGGTCGCGCTACGGGGTCGACCGACCGATCGAACAGTTCGACACCGACGCGAGCCGGTCCATCCTGGCGGCCGTCGACGACGCCGATCACCGGCACCGGTTGACGTTGCGCGACTACGTCGGCGGTCTTTGTGGTTTCGGTGGCGAGCTGTTCGTCGGCTCCGCCCGCACGGTCGCCGACGACCTGGACGCATACGCCGCTCGCACCGGGGTGGACGGGTTCAACATCGCCTACCACGTCACACCGGGCAGCTTCGCCGATGTGGCCGAGTACCTGATCCCCGAACTGCGCCGGCGGGGCAGAACGGGTCAGCACGCCGGGAACACGCTGCGCGAGCGGTTGTTCGCCGCGGATTCCCCTCTGCTTCCCGACGACCACCCCGGGGCGCGGTATCGCCGAGAGAAAAGAATCGCGCCGATTCCATAG
- a CDS encoding GNAT family N-acetyltransferase → MTLADHPIVGAWSVTPVTTHHHAPIADFLATTPGLGGRKFAADSRDVAEQLDGAYPDATVVVRDTVGRVRGYAALHPPHGTQPEIIADFVFDPDSPPNVIDDIVAATVRGFAAVARDIDGAFLRTFISTDQQPVIDALIRHGAVREGEFIRTRKPLHGESREALATAHLDGLTVLAWSEVIDRGLSEEVRRLQYDTFLEHFGNMSKTPEAWEHHLHSRAFTPDFSVAAVDHSGEVVGYVLGSTYTSGTAQSEERSAHTDYIGVRRDQRQRGIAELLLRKIWLAALRRGLSLASLGTDIHNRSNAHLLYRRLGYVTVEEQFAYRIDTSEEAV, encoded by the coding sequence ATGACCCTGGCAGACCACCCGATCGTCGGTGCCTGGTCGGTGACGCCGGTCACCACTCACCATCACGCCCCGATCGCCGACTTCCTGGCCACCACACCGGGTCTGGGTGGACGCAAGTTCGCCGCCGACTCGCGTGACGTCGCCGAGCAACTCGACGGCGCCTACCCCGACGCGACGGTCGTGGTCCGCGACACCGTCGGCCGGGTGCGGGGGTACGCGGCCCTGCATCCGCCCCACGGCACCCAACCCGAGATCATCGCCGACTTCGTCTTCGACCCGGACAGCCCGCCCAACGTGATCGACGACATCGTCGCGGCCACGGTGCGCGGCTTCGCGGCGGTCGCGCGCGACATCGACGGTGCCTTTCTGCGCACCTTCATCAGCACCGATCAGCAACCGGTCATCGACGCGCTGATCCGCCACGGGGCGGTGCGGGAAGGGGAGTTCATCCGGACCCGCAAACCGTTGCACGGCGAGTCACGCGAGGCGCTCGCCACGGCGCACCTCGACGGCCTCACCGTGCTGGCGTGGTCGGAGGTGATCGACCGAGGCCTCAGCGAGGAGGTCCGCCGACTGCAGTACGACACCTTCCTCGAGCACTTCGGGAACATGTCTAAGACGCCCGAGGCGTGGGAGCACCACCTCCACAGCCGCGCGTTCACACCCGACTTCAGCGTCGCCGCAGTCGATCACAGCGGCGAGGTGGTCGGCTACGTTCTCGGCTCGACCTACACGTCGGGCACCGCGCAGAGCGAAGAGCGCAGCGCCCACACCGATTACATCGGCGTCCGCCGCGACCAGCGCCAGCGCGGTATCGCCGAACTGCTGCTGCGCAAGATCTGGCTCGCCGCGCTACGCCGCGGCCTGTCGCTGGCGTCACTGGGCACCGACATCCACAACCGCAGCAACGCCCACCTCCTGTACCGCAGGCTGGGCTACGTCACCGTCGAAGAGCAATTCGCCTATCGCATCGACACTTCCGAGGAGGCGGTGTGA